From the genome of Methylocystis echinoides:
CATGTTCACTGTTTTCGATCCCGATGGCTCTCGCCTGGCGCAAAACATCGACGCCACCGTCACCGGCGCGGCGTCAGCAAACGTATTGTCGGGTTTTATCGGCAACGTTGCGATCGCCAATGCAGACAAGCGTCCTGACAAGCTCCACGTCTTCGAGACGGCCGGCAAAATCGCATTGCTGCAGGAGCACGCGCCGCCCTCCGGACTCAGACCCATGACCGGCGAATCCTGGACAAACGGATGCGCCGCGTGGTCGCCGCCGTTTGCAGCGACCGAGGTCCTTTCCACGTCGGATGTGCAGCTCGCGCCGTCCGACCAAGCCAATGATGTGCGATGCTACATCACCGGAATCACCGGCGCCTGGGCCAGCACGCGCGACGGCGGAAAAGCTCAACCCTTCGCGGAAATCTATAAGGGGCCGAACAAGGATATCCGGCTGCGCGTCTCGCCCGCAGGAGAAAACGACCGGGTAGGAGCCTATGCGTCGTGCGTTCGTTTGAAGTAAGCGCGGGGTAACGCCCCTCCTTGACATGTAGCCCAAACTCGAGCGCCGAAGCACATCTGCGCATGTGAGGAGGCCAAGCTAAACGAGCGACGCCAACCGAAGCAGCCACGAGGCCAGCGATGGCGCTCACGGTTGACGCGCTGCACATGAGCGGCCCGCCCTCTTGTCGGGCAGACCGCTCACGGCCGGAGATGCAATTTATACTGAACCCCCGTCAGTTAAGCGACCAAGCGCCTGCCCGTGAATTCGTAGAACTACGAACTACGCAGCGCACCCATCCGGCGAGGCGCGCGCGGTAACCACCTAGGAAAAATACTTACCCAATTTGGGTGCCCTCCCGACCCTGCAGGGTAATCCGAATTTAGCCAAAGAGGCGTCTAGCGCTTCCACGGAGCGGAGATAAAATTCCTAGCAGAAGCTAAGAAACGTAGCTTCTTTGAAGCCCGGAGGATTCTTTTATGAAAAAGCTGCTTCTCGTTTCGGCCGCTCTGGCCCTTTCCACCACCTTCGCTCTGGCAGGCGGTCTCGACATCAGCCAGTCGCTGAAGCTGAACCAGACGATCGGCGACACCTCGAAGGGCGGCTTCGCGCTCAATAAGGCTTTCATCGTGCAGGCGCAGGTTCCGGTCAACCCCGGCCACGGCGACATTACGCAGAAGTTGGACGTTGGCCAGAGCATCGGCGACACGTCGAAGGGTGGCACGGCCATCAACAAGGGCACGGTTATCCAGGCTCAGGTTCCGCTGAATTTCGGCGCTCCGTGAGAATAGCTCTGCGGTCTTGAAGTTGATCGCGGCCACATTGGCCGCGATCGCATCTCCAAAAATACTGAAGCGACCTGTCGTCGCCATTGACGACGGAAGGGAATAGACGAATGAAATATTGGCTTATTCCCGTCCTTGCTTGCATTGGCCTGGGCCAGGCGCACGCGGGCGACTTCATCAGCGTCAAGCCGAGCTTCATCGGCGTCAACTTCGGCAACAACCCGCTCTTGAGCGCCAAGGCCGGCGTGTCGCTGGGGCAACACAACACCGACAACGCCACCCAGACCAGCCTCGTCAATTTCTACGGCGTCCAACAAGTCGCCATTGGCAAGGCAGGAAGCTCGCTCAGCAACGATACGACGGTCACTCAAGTCGGGAACCAAAGCTACGCGGGCGTTGGCCAGCACATTGAGTCTTTGCCTCCTTTGCCATCCGGTCAACCCTAGTTGACCCCGGCGGGCCGATAAATGGGACGCAGGACACTGACGATGGCGTGCGGAGGTGGGGGCCATGTTCAAATCAGATTGGCCACATCACGAGCACGAATGGCGCAACTCTAAACGCGCTATTTTAGCTTATCACGTCGGCGGCTGGCGCGAGGGCGAGTCGCCGCTCGACGCCCTCGCCCGGGCTCTCGGCGTTTCGACGCACAATATTCAATTAGAGTCGACCGACTCCGCGGCCGACGAACTTGATCACCTTTCGGCCTGTCTCGGCGAAGACTGGGTCGACTTGTCGGGGCTTAACATCGCCGAAAGCGTCGCCCTCGCAATATCGGTGCTCAACGAAAAGCTCCGAGTCATTCCGCCTGAGGTCCGCGCCTTCTTTGATGCGCCGCGCAAGCTCGAGCCTTTACAGACCACCCATATTTTTAACGAGCCACGCGCCCGCTTGAATTGTGGCTCGGTTCGATACAGGAGCGAGCCACGGAACAGGTAGCCTTATTTACCGAGCGCTTATTTCGAAAAGGCTCGTTTGACGGCGATGGGCAGCAGTTCAGCCAATAGCTCGCGCGCTCGATCAACGGGCATTTCCGCCTTCTCTGCCATCGTGCGGAGGTCCCTCCAGCCCATGAGCTGCAACGCCTCGACGGAGTTGATGGGGAGGGGGCGATCTGAATCCCAGGAACGCACCTTGCCGATGAAGCCGGCGCTTTCAAAACGCCGCCTCACTTCGTCAATTCCACCCTGGGACTTAATGTAATCCTGCAGCAGGCCGAGCACTTTATCCCGTTCGTTCCGTTCGACCGTAACGATAACGGCTGAGGCCGGAACAAATGCGAAGGAGAAAAACTCGAAGAGGCGATTGATCCAGTTCATGTCACCCTCTAGCTTCATGCAACGGCTTCGGTTAACTGCCCCCATTATTGGGGCCAGAATAGGTCGCGTTCCTTGTGACTTCGTAAATGCCGGCCCGGTTGCAGCGACTGATTCCGATCTCGTGGCAATCTTTGCATGTGGCGACCTCGCCCTTGCGCACTTGTGCGCCGGCCTCGGCCCATTGCTTATAGGCCAACCAGGCGCCGGAGCCCGATACGCGCGAGGTCCTTGCTGGGAGCGCCCACAGCGCGAACCTCGCGGAGAGCATGGCGGCTATGAGTGGTTCAAAGGTTGTCGACAGCGACCGCCTGTGCGCCACTTCAGCTTGGCTTAAGCTTCGGGGAAACTGCTCACCTGAAACAACGAAGCGTGCCGTTTGGCATGCGAGTGGCTGGATGGCCGGTCCTTCTGAGGCACCAATCCTGATTTTGGCCGCCGAACACGCAATAACCCCACGCATTGCGGTGCCCGTTTGGACCGCAGCCGCCCAACGCCAAAGCAGGCGTAGCTACCGAAGATAACGAGGCCGAAAGAATTGCGGCGCAAAGCACAGCGGACAATTTCTTCATGATCCACCTATTTTTTTCGCCATCGTCACAAATGGCGATTTTGATGTTATCATGAGGAATTAACCTGGCTAGGTCAGGTAGAATTTTCAGTCAGGAGGCTTACCCGCCCCTCGCCGTTCTCAAGAGAGATTGAAGTCCGCCGCTCGCGCGCTCGCGTGGAAGGGTTCCAGCGTGCTTGCAATGAGCAAGACAGCCGGCGCGACGAGAGCAAGATTGCTGCGCTCTTTGTCAAGTCCGCACGAAACAAGGCTCGCAAGCCTCCCGGGGTTTGCCTGAAAAAGGAAGACAAACACCTTAACCAGCTACACTTCTGCTTAAGCAGCGTCACAGTGGGTAGTCGCGAATAGGATCGATGCCGGCCTCTGCAAGGAATTTACGCAGGGCTGCAACCTCGTCTTTTGAAAGGCTATGGTGGGTGTCGTGAAACCCATGTGCGACGCCATTCAACGTGACCAACAAATGGTTGTGCCGGCTATGGGTGACTTCAGCGCCAAGTTCTTCCAGCATTGATTTGACGATCTTCGGATCGATATTGCTGCTCATAGGGTGCGAAAACAAGGCATGCAGAGCTGTCCGATGCTTATGGTTCATTCGCGTTCCCTTCTTACCGCAAGAGTCCTTTCGTAATTAATTGCATGACGCAGATGCGATCCGCTGCAATAAAGAGACGTGGCCTATCCCCAGCGCCCGCTGAGCACAGCCGCAACATGCCCCGGGCCGAGTTGCTAATTGCGAGGGGCGACCGTTGACGATCTGCTTTGAGCAAACATAGAGCCACGCCCTGGTTTAGAGGCGCGTTAGGGTCACCGCGAGAATTATGACCATAGCCAGCATGCAAATTGGAATGAGCCATCCCATTCGAACCTCCCTGGGCTGAGGGCCGTCTACTTGTCTTAGCCACTTCACGCGATCATCCCAACTGAGCGGCCGGTTTCTGTCAAGCGCTACCGGCTCAACCCTGGCTGCCAAGGTGAAGAACCCCGTCCGAGCAAGCCTCAGCGAGGCACTCGACATGGGCCTGAGAGCGAGGCCGATATCGGTTCGCGTTCGCTAGCGTATTGATCCTTCACTTCGCGCTTGCATCCTGTTCCACACCCACGCGCCGGTGTAGCCGATGACATAGCCGAACACAGCCGTCATCAGGACGAGTGTCGCTGCCGCCGAAGGATTGAAAGGCCCGATCACGATGCTAAGACGGATCATGTGCGCCCACAGGATGAAGTCATAGATCGCCTGACCAACTCCTGTGGCGACCAGGACCGACCACACGAGGTGCCATCCTCCGAGCAGCGCGGCTCCGACTAAACCGACCCTATTCTTGTCCGCCATCGTCTCCTCCCCTCCCCCCTCGATAGTGAGAAGAGTTAGCGCGGTTGTGAAAGGCGCAGAGGTACGATGCCGGTAGATGCACCCTGTGCAGTCCCTCTATGACTGGATCGAAACGGCTTCGACGCTGTCGGTAGACTTTTGGTTTGGCAGACTTTTGGGCGGCGTCGTTTCAGCCCATGCCGTGGCAGTTCAACTCGTGATCCTCCCCCGCAAGCGCTTTGATCAATAACTGCATGAGGCTGGGTGTATGGGGGGGCAAAGAGACCACCGCCCGCTTTCGCTACGCGGAGCGATGCTCCCTTATCGGACTTAAGCTGCTAAGCCCACAACCTCAGATGTCTGTCATTCGATGAGTTCCGCGCCATCATAATTGTTCATCCTGGCCAAATAGCGGCCCCGTGATGGCAAAGGCCAATGACTACTCTCAAACCAACCGTTCTGACGCTGGCGCTTTTAGTAACGCCTACAGCTGTCGCGGCACAAGGCTTCGCTCAGTTCGGATTCAATCCGACTGTTCTAGCGCCATCGGCACGACTCTGGCTGCCACAGGGAGGCATAATAATCGTACCTCCGCAGAGGGCAGTACGATGGGGTGCAGCCCCGTTGGGACGAAGGATCTATCCCGCAGTGCGCATCTACAGCTACAAACCGTTTATCGACGAGAAACCTTGATTTCAGCAACTCTCATCAAGTCTCGTGACCGAGACGGCCCGCTGCTGCTGCCTCGGAGCGGGCACGGTTCAGGGCAATGGTCAGGCTGAAACTGATCCAGTGCGGAAAGTACGACGCAACCCCGATCGGAGGCGCCGCTAGCGCCATGGCTCAGCGTAATTGATCTGATGGGCACCCGCTGATAGGTCCAATTGGAGTATGCGCGTGTCGGACATGGCTGCATCGCAGCGAGCAGGTTCTTGTTGCAAGTCAGAAAGAGGTTCGGACTGCCAAGCCAACCTGATTAAGCTTCCGTTCACCGTCTCGTCGTTGCCCTGTTCGCTCCTGGCATAGAATAATTTATGATTTTCCAGTCGAGCTCTCCCCCGCTTCACGAAAGGCGAGTCGCAGAGTTCAAATTGGAAAGAGCAAAATGCAAAAATACCTCGGTGTTTTTGTGATTGGTGGAATAGTAGGCTTTGCCTGCGCGACCACCTTCAGCCCGAAGGTGGTCGTCAGCCAAAACCCTGTGCAAGCAGCCCCGGCTCTGACGATTGCAGTCGACGATCCACCCAATGAACACGTCCGGCACATGCGTGTCCATAAGACACCCACAGAGATAGAGGAAGCCCCGAAAGCGAGCCAAGCTTCGGCTGCCGATGAGCAAGCCAAACTATCAGTCGATGAAACACCCACCGGTTTGATCAAGCACTCCAAGCCCAGGAAGGTTAAGCTCGCTTCAAACAAGAAAAGGAAGATTGAAGGCGAGCAGGAGGCGGCCACCGGACAAGCGCCTCCAGCTGAAATCGAAAGTCCACCTCCTCGTGGCTTTTTCGAGACACTGTTTCAAGGCAATTTCACTAACCCGCGTTGATTAGAGCGGATAGGCTCATTCACGCGGCCGCCTTTGCCGCGAGTCTCATCTCACTTTGTGACGGTAAGCGAAACGCGCTGCCCTTGCCCACTGGTTTCCGTTGCATCGCCTGAGCGTTCGACGCGGTCGCGTCTGACTACCTGGGCGGTTATGCGCGATTTGTAGCCGCTGCGCGACAGCGCGCGAATGACGCTGTTCGCGCGAGCCCTCGAGAGCTTTGAGCCCGGCGCTCCTTTTGTGAATCCGTCGACATAGGCGTTCACGGAGATTCTGAGTTTCGGTCGCTGCGCCAAAATATTCGCAATATTCTGCAACTGCTCAGCAGACGCGGGGGTCAATATGGCGCTCGTCGGGCCAAAGCCAATCCTATCGAGATCGAATTCGCTGGAGCCGACTGACTCCTGTTTTAAAAAATCAGCGAGTCTTGTCTCGACGCTGAAGGCGGGAATGACGGTTTCCTTGTTGCTCTGAACCTTCATCTGCTCGCCGCTATCGAGGCTGCGAGTCATGGGCTGCACTGGCGTCGCATGGCCTTCCTCTCCCCGCGCCATGAGTTCTGACGACGAGGGCGACGACGGGCTCACGGCCGCTTCGCTCGTTTTCGTCGGAACAGGTTCATCGAGAGGCGGAAGCGATATTTTTTCCGATTGCGCCGACAACGCTGTCTCGGGCGAGCCCGTCGTCGCTTCGCTCTTATTGAGCCACCATGCCGCACCGCCCATGACGAGAATTACCGCAGCAGCCGAGAGCAAGGAAAGTTGTGAACGAAATGCTCCACCCATGTTTGCCGACGCAGCGATCGGTTGACTGATCGTTTCGGCCGCAGCCGCTCCGGTCGATGGCGGAAAAGCGCTCTGCAACGGCGCGATCTCCGATGGCTCGGCCGACTTTTCATTTTTGACCTCGATCTCGCGAGCGCAAGGATCGTCGCACCCCGAGGGCTTCACGTCATTTTTGTCCGGGACGACCGGGACATGCTCGATCGGTGCAGACAGAGCCTGCTGTTGCGCGCCGCCGACGATGGGCGGCTCCTCGGTTGCGGTGTTCCGCTCGCGTGCAAAGATTGTTTGCAGGCGCCCGCGCGCGATCGACGCCGAGGTGTCACTCATGCCGCCCTCCGACCTAACAATCTGCCAAGGAGACCCTGCCTCTTTGTGGGGGTATCGAAAGCTGTGCCGGCGCCGCACAACCGCCGCGCGGCCTCAGCATAGGCGCGGGCTGGAGCGCTCGCGGGCTTATGCAGCGTGATGGGTGAGCCGAGATTCGAAGCGGATAAAACCTCTTCGCTTTCAGGCACGACGCCGAGAAGCGGGAGCGCCAAAATCTCGACCACGTCGTCGACGCTCAACATGCTTCTGTGGGCGGCGCGGCCGGCGTCATAGCGTGTGAGCAGCAAATGCTTCTCGAGCTGCTCGCCTCTCTCGGCGCGTTCGGTCTTGGCGTCGAGCAGGCCAATAATTCGATCGGAATCGCGCACCGAAGAAACTTCGGCGTTGGTGACGATGACCGCGATGTCCGCGAAGCGCATCGCCAAAGTAGCCCCAACTTCGATTCCCGCCGGGCTATCGCAAATAACCCAGTCGAATTGCTCGCGCAGCTCGTCGACGACGCGGCGCACGCCGGATTCTGTGAGGGCATCCTTGTCCTGCGTCTGCGAGGCTGGCAGGAGATGCAAATTGTTAAGGTCTGCGCAAGGGATCAGCGCATCGTTCAGCTTCGCGTCGCCTTGCATCACGTTAATGAGGTCGTGGGCGACGCGCTGCTCCACGCCCATCACGAGATCAAGGTTCCGCAGGCCGATGTCGAAATCGACAACGACGACCTTCTGGCCCGCTTGGGCCAGAGCGGTTCCGAGAGCGGCGGTTGACGTCGTCTTTCCAACGCCTCCCTTACCGGAGGTAACGACCACAACTTTGGGCATGTGTTGCGCCTCTCAGTCAAACCTTGCGATTCTGATCTTCTGGTCCTCCAACCAAACTTGGACGGCCTGGCCGACGAGATTCGCGTCGATTTTTTCCGCCGTCATATAGACGCCGTTGACGGCTATGAGTTCGGCTTCGAGCCGGCGGCAAAAAATGCGGGCGCGCGCGTCGCCGTAGGCCCCGGCCATGACTCGTCCGCGTGCGGTTCCGTAAATATGGATCGATCCGCCGGCGACGACCTCGGAGCCCCAGGCGACCGAACCGATCACCGTCACGTCGTTCCTGCAAACGATAGATTGTCCGGAGCGCACCGGCTCTTCTACGACAAGCGGCGCGACGACCG
Proteins encoded in this window:
- a CDS encoding YidB family protein; protein product: MNWINRLFEFFSFAFVPASAVIVTVERNERDKVLGLLQDYIKSQGGIDEVRRRFESAGFIGKVRSWDSDRPLPINSVEALQLMGWRDLRTMAEKAEMPVDRARELLAELLPIAVKRAFSK
- a CDS encoding ArdC-like ssDNA-binding domain-containing protein, translating into MLSARFALWALPARTSRVSGSGAWLAYKQWAEAGAQVRKGEVATCKDCHEIGISRCNRAGIYEVTRNATYSGPNNGGS
- a CDS encoding GCG_CRPN prefix-to-repeats domain-containing protein → MKKLSAVLCAAILSASLSSVATPALALGGCGPNGHRNAWGYCVFGGQNQDWCLRRTGHPATRMPNGTLRCFR
- the minD gene encoding septum site-determining protein MinD, whose product is MPKVVVVTSGKGGVGKTTSTAALGTALAQAGQKVVVVDFDIGLRNLDLVMGVEQRVAHDLINVMQGDAKLNDALIPCADLNNLHLLPASQTQDKDALTESGVRRVVDELREQFDWVICDSPAGIEVGATLAMRFADIAVIVTNAEVSSVRDSDRIIGLLDAKTERAERGEQLEKHLLLTRYDAGRAAHRSMLSVDDVVEILALPLLGVVPESEEVLSASNLGSPITLHKPASAPARAYAEAARRLCGAGTAFDTPTKRQGLLGRLLGRRAA
- a CDS encoding OmpA family protein translates to MRRRHSFRYPHKEAGSPWQIVRSEGGMSDTSASIARGRLQTIFARERNTATEEPPIVGGAQQQALSAPIEHVPVVPDKNDVKPSGCDDPCAREIEVKNEKSAEPSEIAPLQSAFPPSTGAAAAETISQPIAASANMGGAFRSQLSLLSAAAVILVMGGAAWWLNKSEATTGSPETALSAQSEKISLPPLDEPVPTKTSEAAVSPSSPSSSELMARGEEGHATPVQPMTRSLDSGEQMKVQSNKETVIPAFSVETRLADFLKQESVGSSEFDLDRIGFGPTSAILTPASAEQLQNIANILAQRPKLRISVNAYVDGFTKGAPGSKLSRARANSVIRALSRSGYKSRITAQVVRRDRVERSGDATETSGQGQRVSLTVTK